ACGATAAGGTCATGCTCTGGTGTGATACTGTGGGCTTGGGAATTTTTACCGTAGTAGGTATTCAGACTGCTTCCCGCCATGTAACCGATGACAACGCCTTCTTTTTCCTGTTTATCGGTGTTCTTACCGGTGTAGGCGGCGGTGTTATCCGTGATATTATGGCAAGCGAAACGCCTTATATTCTGGTACGTGAGGTCTACGCCAGCGCTTCCATTGCCGGAGGAATTGTCTGCATTGTATGTCGAAGTACAATCGGAGAGGCAGCAGGACTTGTTCTAGGTCTTATTGTCACAGTAGTTATTCGTGCACTTGCAGCACATTTTCACTGGAACCTTCTGCGTATTCATTGACGAAGTTGAAAATCATGGTATGATAGATATAAAAAATAAAGGAGAGATTTCATAATGAGTAAAATTGATGAAGTAAGAAAAGCTATGGTTACTGCCATGAAAGCAG
The DNA window shown above is from Blautia hansenii DSM 20583 and carries:
- a CDS encoding trimeric intracellular cation channel family protein, with protein sequence MDIFTFILEIIGTVAFASSGAMLAIEKKMDIFGVNILGATTAVGGGIMRDVILGVTPPTAFAQPVYILFAIITSTLLFAIVYTNPDIIHSKIKNKFYDKVMLWCDTVGLGIFTVVGIQTASRHVTDDNAFFFLFIGVLTGVGGGVIRDIMASETPYILVREVYASASIAGGIVCIVCRSTIGEAAGLVLGLIVTVVIRALAAHFHWNLLRIH